In the genome of Notamacropus eugenii isolate mMacEug1 chromosome 5, mMacEug1.pri_v2, whole genome shotgun sequence, one region contains:
- the PRXL2B gene encoding prostamide/prostaglandin F synthase: protein MSALDLARVGACVLKNVATGEAVELRSLWQERTCVILGLRRFGCMVCRWIAQDLSSIKDLLDEHEVRLVGIAPETLGLQEFQEGNYFKGELYLDESKQSYKELGFKRYNSLSIIPAAIGKPVRDVAAKAKAIGIHGNLSGDLLQSGGMLIVSKGGDKVLLHFIQSSPGDYVPLETILQTLGISANAHSSEKPQCTEDVCTR from the exons ATGAGTGCCCTAGACTTGGCTCGGGTGGGCGCTTGTGTCCTCAAGAACGTAGCGACAGGAGAG GCGGTGGAGCTGAGGAGCCTATGGCAGGAGCGCACCTGCGTGATCCTGGGGCTGCGGCGCTTCGGCTGCATGGTGTGTCGCTGGATCGCCCAGGATCTCAGCAGCATCAAGGACCTCCTGGATGAGCATGAGGTGCGCCTGGTGGGCATCGCTCCAGAGACCCTGGGCCTGCAGGAATTTCAGGAGGGGAACTACTTTAAAGGAG AGCTTTATCTAGATGAAAGTAAGCAAAGTTACAAGGAACTGGGATTTAAGAG GTACAACAGCCTGAGCATCATCCCTGCTGCTATAGGGAAGCCAGTCCGAGATGTTGCCGCCAAG GCAAAGGCCATTGGCATCCACGGGAACTTGTCTGGTGATCTGCTGCAAAGTGGAGGGATGTTAATTGTCAGCAAAG GTGGTGACAAGGTGCTGCTGCATTTCATCCAGAGCTCACCGGGGGATTATGTTCCCCTGGAAACTATCCTCCAGACATTGGGCATCTCTGCAAATGCTCACTCCAGCGAGAAGCCTCAG